From the Mycobacterium sp. DL592 genome, the window CTTGCTGATGAAGCCCAGCGCCCCCGACGACAACGCCTCGTAGACGATGCTGCTGTCGTCGAACGCCGAGACCAGCAACACCTTGGTGGGAAGTTCGTCGCGGGACACCGCATTGGCCAGTGCCACCCCGTCGAGCCCCGGCATCTTGTAGTCGACCACCGCGACGTCGGGCGTCAGCTCCCGGATGGCGTCGAGCGCGGCGCGGCCGTCGGCGGCCTCGCCGACCACCTCGATGCCGCCGCTGGCCCGCAGCACCCGGACCATGCCTTCGCGGAACAGCGGGTGGTCGTCACACACCACCACGCGGGTGCGGGTCTCCGACGTCTGCATGTCGCCACCCCGCCTTCCTTGCGACTGTGGATGGACTGTACCGCGACGAACGCGGATCAGGTGGTGTGGTGCAGCGGAACTGTCACCGTCACCAGGGTGCCGTGCGGTCCGGAGTCGACGTCGAACTCGCCTTCGGCAGCGCGGACCTTGGTGCGGATGGCGGCCAGGCCGATGTGGCCTTCTTCGACGACTTTGGTGAGATCGACATCGGCCATCCCGTGGCCGTCATCGCGAACGATGATGCGTCCCAAGGTGTCTGTGAGTTCCAGGCCGAGCTGCACGGTGCGGGCGCCGGCATGTTTGACGATGTTGTTGGTCAGTTCCCGCGCGCAGCTGAACAGCAGGGGATCGGCGTCGGTGCGCACCCCCTCCGGCCACCCGTCGGCGTCGAGATCGACTGTCAGCCCGCCACGTTCGGCGACGGTGTGGGCAAGCTGTTCGACGGCGGTATGCAGGCCGGACCGGTTGAGCACCTCCGGGTGCAATTCACGCACGACATCGCGCAGCAGGTGGACGGCGTCGGTCAACGTGGTGCCCATCCGGTCGATGGCCTCGGTGGATCCCGACCGGATCGCGGCGAGGTCGTAGCGTGCGGCAAGCACCGATTGCAGCGCGCCGTCGTGGAGGCGTTCGGAGAGTTCGGTCTGTTCCCGCATCTCCAGACCGACCATCTCGTCGAGCAGCTCAGTGCGCTGCACCAACAGGTTCCGGATGGTGGTGACGCGGGCCCGCTGGATGTAGGACAACATCACCGACCCGCAGGCTACGGTGGCCAGCAGCGTGGCGTGCAAGATGATCGGGGGCCAGGGCTCCTCGTTGGCGGCCTGGTTGATCCAGTTGGCCACCACCTGTGCGAGGACCACCAGGACCGCCATGACCGCGGTCATGCGGACACTGAGTTGGGCGGCGGCGATGATCGGCACCAGGAACAGGCCTTCGCGCAGGAGATCGGAGGTCCAGCTCTCCGGGGACGCGATGCCGGTGATCGCGGTGATCGACGCGACGACCGTGACGTCGGCGAGCAGAACCGCGAACGCGATGGGCGCCGAGAAGCTGTCGACCGTGCGGCGCGGGGTGAAGGCCCACACCGCCCATCCCGCCACGGTGGCGAGGTACACCCCGACGATCAGCATGCACAGCCCGAACTTGTCGTGCGGGCGTTCGATCACCAGTGTGACGATGATGAACGCCGAGAGCAGCAGCCGCAGGCCCAGTTGCAGTCGTGAGCCGGCCAGCAGGTGCCGGTCGAGGCGGGAGGCGATATCGACTCGGGGCGCGGCGGGTGTGCGCTGTGCTGCTGGCGGCATCGGAGTCTCCTGTCGCTCGGGCTTC encodes:
- a CDS encoding response regulator transcription factor — protein: MQTSETRTRVVVCDDHPLFREGMVRVLRASGGIEVVGEAADGRAALDAIRELTPDVAVVDYKMPGLDGVALANAVSRDELPTKVLLVSAFDDSSIVYEALSSGALGFISKEAPPEQVVDAVRAIARGEEVVPPELARGLASEVRKRAKGNMMVLTSRELEVVRFIAEGFSVPEISKQIHLSPATVRTHIQKLYEKLGVSDRGAAVAEAMRRRLLE
- a CDS encoding sensor histidine kinase, whose amino-acid sequence is MPPAAQRTPAAPRVDIASRLDRHLLAGSRLQLGLRLLLSAFIIVTLVIERPHDKFGLCMLIVGVYLATVAGWAVWAFTPRRTVDSFSAPIAFAVLLADVTVVASITAITGIASPESWTSDLLREGLFLVPIIAAAQLSVRMTAVMAVLVVLAQVVANWINQAANEEPWPPIILHATLLATVACGSVMLSYIQRARVTTIRNLLVQRTELLDEMVGLEMREQTELSERLHDGALQSVLAARYDLAAIRSGSTEAIDRMGTTLTDAVHLLRDVVRELHPEVLNRSGLHTAVEQLAHTVAERGGLTVDLDADGWPEGVRTDADPLLFSCARELTNNIVKHAGARTVQLGLELTDTLGRIIVRDDGHGMADVDLTKVVEEGHIGLAAIRTKVRAAEGEFDVDSGPHGTLVTVTVPLHHTT